The following proteins are co-located in the Periplaneta americana isolate PAMFEO1 chromosome 12, P.americana_PAMFEO1_priV1, whole genome shotgun sequence genome:
- the LOC138711013 gene encoding 26S proteasome non-ATPase regulatory subunit 6-like, protein MLKTEVNGKTPSYMELAKWKFLLTLPDHYKDSDLQRKLLAGICEGNMAPYYTAVCADLNWNVDHALLAKMQAANREKLLEFDKENDSGKSRDEEEPRLWQEKLEYLSSIGDKEAAMKLATEKSQDTSLSTNCRLDAVFAMFRIAYFHGCDRDGMKNAIDKAVGLIDGTGGAGGDWSARNKLKAYEAICSLGHRDYGRAANLLLDAVPTFESYELLDFGTLIRYTVLSCMIALSRCELNEKLKNNGAVMQSLHAQYPDLLNFYRSLDYGRYSEFFVNLAMIETSMRLDHLLHPHYRHYIREMRLKAYSQLLQAYRSLSLKSMAEAFGVTEEYVENEVAKFAASGRLQCKIDRVAGAVVTNSYVNDDKAGTQLPENAPEATYQRDIMYQNTIKHGDHLLNRLKKLTRIMDF, encoded by the coding sequence ATGCTGAAAACAGAAGTCAATGGTAAAACTCCTTCGTATATGGAACTTGCAAAATGGAAATTCCTACTGACATTACCTGATCACTATAAGGATAGTGACTTGCAAAGGAAACTGTTAGCAGGCATATGTGAAGGCAATATGGCTCCATATTACACTGCTGTTTGTGCAGATCTTAACTGGAATGTGGATCATGCCTTATTAGCAAAAATGCAGGCCGCAAATAGAGAGAAACTCCTAGAATTCGACAAAGAAAATGATTCTGGAAAATCTCGTGATGAGGAAGAGCCGAGACTATGGCAAGAAAAACTAGAATATCTCTCTTCTATTGGTGATAAGGAGGCAGCAATGAAACTCGCTACAGAGAAATCACAGGATACGTCATTGTCCACAAATTGTAGGTTAGATGCTGTTTTTGCTATGTTCAGGATTGCATACTTTCATGGTTGTGATAGAGATGGCATGAAAAATGCCATTGACAAGGCTGTTGGACTGATAGATGGCACTGGAGGTGCCGGTGGGGATTGGAGTGCACGAAACAAATTGAAAGCTTATGAAGCAATTTGTAGTCTTGGACATAGAGATTATGGTAGAGCAGCGAATCTCCTGTTGGATGCTGTTCCAACTTTTGAGTCATATGAGTTATTGGATTTTGGAACTTTAATTCGATACACAGTTCTGTCATGCATGATTGCTTTATCTCGCTGTGAGCTGAATGAAAAATTGAAGAATAATGGAGCAGTGATGCAGTCCCTTCATGCACAGTATCCTGATCTCTTAAATTTTTACAGATCTCTTGATTATGGTCGATATTCAGAATTTTTTGTGAATCTTGCAATGATTGAAACTTCTATGAGACTTGATCATCTTTTACATCCACATTACCGACACTACATTCGCGAAATGAGACTTAAAGCCTACTCACAACTCCTTCAGGCATATCGTAGTCTTAGTCTTAAGAGCATGGCTGAGGCTTTTGGTGTCactgaggaatatgttgaaaatgaagtTGCTAAATTTGCAGCTTCAGGAAGGCTTCAGTGTAAGATAGATCGGGTTGCAGGTGCAGTGGTAACGAATAGTTATGTGAATGATGACAAAGCTGGTACTCAACTTCCTGAAAATGCTCCTGAAGCTACTTATCAGAGAGACATCATGTACCAAAACACCATCAAGCATGGGGATCATTTACTTAATCGCCTAAAGAAACTGACAAGAATCATGGACTTCTAG